In the Dermochelys coriacea isolate rDerCor1 chromosome 23, rDerCor1.pri.v4, whole genome shotgun sequence genome, AAGGGGCCATCATTAGACTATCTTCTCTGAACCTTGCGTGGCACAGCTGGAGAATGTCAACGGTGCTGTTGTCTCAGGGCTCATGTCCCAGTGTACTGGTCTGCTCTAAGGGTTAGCTTTGGGGGAACTGGTGATTTGGAAGACTGGTAATTGGGTAActgagcctttcacctctagtcagctggtttaaatccagCCTACATTGATCATGATAGGAAGCCCATCTGAAGACCACCTGGTAGCCTAATGATTATCTACTATGCTTTTAATAGAGCACTCTTCACACCGAGatctcaaatgctttacagaggtcagtatcattacctcCATTTggcaaatagggaaactgaggcacggggaggggaagagactgccaaggtcacccagaagacCAAAAGTCTCCCCATtttagagggggaaactgaggcacggaaaggcagtgacttgcctaaagcaATACAGGTGGGCAGTGGCAGAGTTAAGACTGTAGAGCCCCAGAGCTCCTGAAAGAGAGGTTAGGGAATCTGTGCCCGTCAGTGCCCAAGCTTCACTTGTCCCACAGATAAACAGCGCTTCAATCCTTACTCTGGCTGTGGGATTCATAATGGTCACAGGCAGCCAAGGCTTGAGTATACAGCTCAGCTGTGTATATCAGTGAGCTGAGGCACTGTGCAGTGGGAGGCAGCATACTCTGCGTGCAGGGAAGTGCTCCCTGCTGTCAGATCAGACCAGCACCAGGTGGGGAATGGAATGGGGGTGGTGAGTGAATGCATTTTAATGGAGAGGACAGTGAAGGAAGGAGGCTAGGCTGGACTATGGCCAGAAACTGACTAGATGTTAAGTGCTGGGACTGAAAAGGGGCTAGAACCAACCaaactgatcagctgtttggaaAGGGCCGACGCCacggggctgggaggagagagtAAGGAAGCCCTGAATTGGAGCTCAGGATGGTATTCTACAAAGGCTGGCAGAGATCGGAGTGTCCAGTTCCAGGAAGATAATGGGGGAAAGGTTCTGAGGGAAAGGCCAGAGGATGGCAGAGAGCTTTTGGCCAGGGCAATAGCCATCAGAAGATGGGAAAATGGGGGTTCTGTTTACCAGACGAGGTCTATCGGGGAAAACGGGAGACAAAGGAATTAGCTCTTGCACAAAGACTGGGATTTGAAATGAGATGGAAAATCGGGGGGTAGAGGCACAGGGAAGCTCTTCCAGATGCAGGAGCTACAAAGAAGGCTCTTGTTCCCCCATGGGCCAGAGAGGAGGCCAGTGTTAGATTAGCAGGGAGAGAAGAACGAAAGACAAGACTAGCAAGACCACGGAGGGTTCCGAGCAGCACAGAGCCACAAAGAAGGCACGAAGAGACGTGGGTGTGGAGGGTTTTAATTACCACATTTCTCATGTGTGCAGCATGCTAGCGCAGCCTCGCTCTAGTCCCCAAACGTGAAGAGGAGCTATAAATAACCCCTACTTCCTTCCAAGCCTGCCCTTTGTCAGTTGTAGGGGAATGCCCTGGACTCAGTGCAATGCCTGGGGAAATTTACTGGCGTAATTATACGGCtattgtactggtataactgcccGTGTGGCCATGGCTATTCGTGCCTGTTACGTTGCTTGTGAAGGAGGTTAAACTAGATTGAAAAAAGCCACCACTATTCCCGAATAAAAGTGGTGTATGTGGggcattacactggtgtaaccagACCTGTATAACTATAGTGATATATAACTGGCTATGTAGACAAAGTCTTGCTCTAAGCTGAACCAAACACACAACCTTTTGAGCACCAGAGTGGCTACAGAATCAAGTCGAGAGCTATTGGCCGGTGGAACGTTCCTAAGGGAATGATGTAGAAAGCCCAGAATTTAGCGCAGTTAAAACCTAGACTGGATGACGCACTGTACGGAACAATGCTTTTCCTGGGAGGCAGTATGGTTTAGTGGATGATGCACTGGATTGGGAACCAGGAGACTTGAgttatattcctggctctgccacgtgATCTTTGGAAAGTCCTCTTTCCCCTCCGCCTTCTGCGTCAGTTTTCTTCTCTGCAGAATAAGTGCTGACTTTTATGAAGTGCTTTTGAGGCCTACAGATGAAATTGCTATTGGAGCTAAGCCAAGTTCTTATTACATTAGCCAAAGTGTAGACTGGATGGGATCTATTCGCTTCTTGGGTTCACTAGCCAATGCTTGTTGTCTGCTCCTCTGACACTTAATTGATACCAAAGTAAATAAATCTCTTTTAAACAGACCCACATTTTCATATCCTTCTGCCATGGTTTTGCTTGGTGCTTTGATTTGAATAAACCTGTTTCCATGGACAGCTTTGCGAGCAGTTCGATTTTATGCATTTGCCCTTTATTTGACTAACAAACATCCCAAGAGAAGAGATCAGCTGGTGTTCTCCTGGCTGTGTTTGAACAGCTACATAgggtgacctttttttttttttttttttttcactcctgCAAATCTAATGAATCTCACCAGAACTGTGTTGGAAGTGCCTTGGATTTGTAGATTtccaagccagaagggaccataatgatcacctagtctgagcCCCTGTATAATTCATGAATTCCTCTATCCAACCTAACCACTTGGGTTTGGACCCAGTGCTGATCTGACTGCTCTTTCTGAAAAGAGGCAgaccctgcctcagagagcttgcGCTGtaaacaaagggcttgtctacactggcaagtttctgcgcagtaactcccgaggtgcacacacggccaagccacttagtgcgcagaaccTGCGCAGTTGCAGGGCggtaaaaaataaaccaaaacaccCCAACGAGAGGCGTCAAGCTTTCTGCACCGGGAGTACAGCACCGCGGTGCCAgcgtagacaccctggtcgattacagcgctgcgattggcctccggaaggtgtcccacaatgcctgctctcgcctctctggtcatcggtttgaactctactgccctgctctcaggtgaccaactgtcatccccaccccttaaattccttgggaattttgaaagtccccttcctgtttactcagtgatgtgtgcagtggtctcagtgcatctttccatgTGACcaggcctgctccatgcaccaggcgatcccccgcttgaagcaatgccaagctgctggatctcatcagcatttggggacaggaggctgtccagtcccagctgcgctccagccataggaattatgatacctacagacagatttcatgatacatgacagaaaggggccatgaccgagacacattgcagtgcacagtcaaagtgaaggagctgcaggacGCCTACCACAAGATGCAGGATGCAAACCACTGCTAcggtgctgcgcccacgagctgccgGTTTTACAAAGAGTTGGACATGATACTTGgcggtgaccccacctccactgcaaaggccactgtggatactttggtggctcgTGTGTCAGttgagagtggaccaagccaggaggaggaaatcttggatgaggatgtggaggaggaggaggacccagaggcagaggatgactcagagatGCATGCAACCTGGAGCTCTCCTCTACCCctgaggaggctagccagtcacagctgtcggatcTTGGTGAattgcaaacaggagaggagaccccggtaagtggctttgattttgggaatcactgaagcgagttgttgggggcaagagggttgcagaaagcagtcttgtgtctgtatgatgcgtgCATCCACTACATGCTTTGAGcggcggaacagggtgttgattgactccctcacttcactgcataagggtcagggcagaagctggggtcttggagaagaccctcccttgattccctgctcatcagcagcagcgagatatcttccataatgatcacagcctgtggaaaatttgggacaggaatgattataagaCCTCCCCTATAATGCTGGCTCTCCAAGAGCCCCGTGTACAgtatggtcctggaacactgattgatttcccctgcccctgtggttacgcaccattttgggggtcttttgTGCCTGaggtgtgcttgcctggggtcagccagttagtgacaggtatgtgaacagtggctgtgttttaaatcagtggttgcaaactgcttctgtaaaatgttgcattttggcttcacagctatcaccttgggagcccagcctcctctTTGTTATCACCGGCTgaatggctgcacagaattagaaagcagccacgaagaactaaagaggactttctgcgtgaggtCATGATGCACTTCACAGCCGAAAAATAAGAATTGAAGGAGCGGtaggacagtgagaagagggaccgaaaggagaatgtGGTGTGCCAGAACGAAGCCACGGAGcggctcttaaatgttatggactGCCAAGCGGACACGTTCCAggcgctactagcactgcaaaccgagcagctccgtgcccgccctcccctgcagccgctgtcgcaAAACTGTTTCCCATGCACCCCtcagacaccgccaacacacgCTTATagacctcctggctccagtctgtacccactgcattccactcctgccccatcacagtccatCCCTGCAGACTCCtgcagtacccactgcactcaacgcccgtccctctgcagtttagccctacTGAAGTACactgctgcactgtactccaaaggagaaggttgggtatgatacctggacatacacaaatctttaaccatcccaggaccccaccttctcctgggaccctcccttcccctatccccctcagtgctgatgggttttgtttgttttgtttctctctcccctccggttgttgtttttttaataaataattgttttagtttgaaagcaatctttattccattaattgaaagcaaaccgAGCCCTGCAAAGCCACAGGCAATTTTCTTGCACCTTCGTCGTGCATCGTCTTTACCAATCACAATCACTTCCTAGCATTAtaagcactgcactcccgagcatagcaacaaacattagtggctttcagcttcaaattgctgcctcaaggcatccctgatccttatggccatGCGCTGcgtccctctaatagccctgatctctggctgttcaagttcagcctccaggcactgtgtgaagctttcacccttcccttcacaaatattacagAGCATACAGCACGTGGCTATAaccataggaatattgtcatcgtccaggtccagcttcccacagAGGCAGTGCCAGAGGGCCTTTAAACggtcaaaagcacactcaacagtcattctgctcttgctcaggttgttgttgaaccactccttgctgctgtcaagttgccccttatatggcttcataagccatggcattatggggtaggcagggtctcccaggatcacaatgggcatttcgattTCCCCTACAGTGattttctggtccgggaagaaagtctctGCTTATAGCTTCCTGAACgggccagtgttccaaaacatgcgtgcgtcatgcacctttccagactagTCACGTTAATGTCCGGGAAATGCCCATattgatccacaagcacctggagaaccatcgagaaataccccttgcgattaatgtactctgggggtaggtggtctggtgccagaattggaatatgcgtgccatctatctcccctctgcagttagggaagcccatttgtgcaaagccatccacaatgtcacgcatgttgcccagagtcaaggtctttctgagcaggatgcgatgaATGAACCTGCACATTTCTGTCAACACAAGTCCAgcagtcgactttcccactctgaaccgATTAGCAACCGATCAGTAGCTGACtcgagtagccagcttccacagtgcaattacCACacgcttctccaatggcagggcagcccTCATTCTCATCCTCATGTTCCAAGGGCACCCAGTCTGGGTTGGAGTGGATGATTTATGTGTCTGGCAGGACGTTCAGAAGGCTCAGTCTCCCATTCCCAGTCCCCAGGGTCGTCCAAAATTATCTGAGCAGGAATCGGTTTTCTCCAAGTATGTCTGGCACCTGCCACTGACTTGACTTGGGTTGGAAGGAAACAAACCGAACGAGGGGTGTTCATTCGAGGAATGATGGCCTAGTGCTTCGGGGCACTAGCCGAGGCTGTGAAAGACCTGggtccaagcccctgctctacACAGgttccctgtgtgacctgggccCAGTCCTCAGGTGTTTGGGTGcctcactcccattgatttcaagaacCTCGGAGAAGCTGGGCCTTGCCTCGGTTCTGCACCTGCCCTGTAGCAGCCTCACAAGTTGGCTGTGAGGGTGACTTCATTGAATATGGCAAGGCACTCAAATGCTACAGGAGCGGGAGCCAGGTGGGTCCCTTAGATGTGCAGTTAACAAGGCCGGATCCTGATCACCCATGCGATGTGAGCCTGCTTTCCATCCAAGCCTGCTGACAAAGGGCAGGTAACCGTCAGCGATTCTGCCCGGGGCTGCAGCTGTAGATTTGCATGAAGAGGATggagggttttattttgttggcagcTAAGAGCACAGTGCGTGCAAAGAACGAGGCTTCATATTCCTGGCCCGCTCGGGCCATTCGAATCCTCATTGCGATCAGTGTCTATATAAACACACGTGCGTGCGTTCTCCCTGTCCTGCTGATCTGGAGCTTAAGTGGTGGCTTTGCAAGAGGAGGTTGATCTGGGAGGGTGCTGCTATCCATATTTATTTGCTTGACAGGCAGTGTAGGCTAGTACACTGAGCATAGTTCTGTGAACTTTAACTTCTAATCCTACTGTGATGTGACCTGAGACTAGCCGCACTGAttgggtgtgcctcagtttccccacgtgTCAAAGGAGGATAAGAACCTCCACCTCGCAGCGGgggaagcagcatgtctggatgTTAAAGCAATGGCTTAGAAGCTCAGACtgctctagtggttagagtggggggttgggagccaggacttctgggttctatcgccagctctgggaggagagtggggtctagtggttggcaGGTGACTGGGAACCTGGACTCTTGGGTCCTGTGAGCTCAACTGAGTCagttcccctctgtgcctcagtttttctatctgtaaaatggagacggTGCCTTGTTGGGGGGGGAGCATGGAGCATCCAGGGTTGTTTGAAGATGCATGGTGCTCTTTGGGATTGGCTGCTTCCTGATCACAAAACCCCATGTTGCCGCCTGCCTATACCAAAGGCGTTCCCATTTCTACTTGCTCCCCGGTGCCCCTATTACTCCTGGCAACGGGGTGTTGAACAAGGAACGTTGAGGTGGGGAAACACTGGAACGGTTCACTGGGACTTCTGAGACCTTTCCTGGCTACGCCTGGAATTGCATCTGCCATGCCGAAGGCTTTCCTGGTGAAAAGGCACCGGGCAACCACGCTGGGGTCCCAGGACTGGGAAAAGCTCTCGGACCAGCTGCGGGGCGACGCCTACGTCCCAGGTAGGTGCCTAGTTCATTAcccttggtgggggggggggttccactTGTGTTAGGGCATGGGCCACTCTTaatggaagccaggactcctgggttctgttcctggctgggTATGAAGTGTGCCATCCAGTGACTAGAGTGGGTGTGGGGGACGAAGAGTCTGGATTCCTGGGGTCCATGCTTAGCTCTGGGGAATGGGTTTAGCAGTTTGAGTGGATGAATAGGAATctggactcctgggctctattcctggctctcatGGATGAGTGGGTCTAGTGGGTTAGTGGGGCAggctggagtcaggactcctgggttctgtctccaGCTGTGGGCTGTAAGGgattgggggagggcagaggaggggactgggttctattcctagctctgagaggggaggggagactaGTGgttagggttggggcagggctgggagtcaggacgctTGGGTTCTGTTCTCCGCTGTGGGGAGTGGGTTTAGCAGTTCAGGCAGGTGACTGAGAATCGGGCTCCTGGGTTGTATGGTCATGGCTGAGGACCAAGCTCCAGAGTGAGTCAGTGGAGGAGCCAGCAatagacacccctcccccccattccttgtTGCTTGCTCTAACCGCTGCACCTCATGACCTTGCCCAGAGGGGAAACCTAGTGAGTACCCAGTATAGAAAACCTTTCTcctgtgctggagggaggaggtTTCGCTCCAGCCCGTACAGCTCCTTCGAAGCCCGTGGGGCTGTCTGGGAGTAGAACAGGACCCAGCATAGCTGTGTGGCTGCATAGGGTAGGCaacacccctcaccccttcctggggGGGAGTGTGATCACAACCCTACAGGGCGTGACCAGGGCTAGATCGTGATCAGCCGTGAGGGGAAGATCACAACGGCTGCCACGACCCTGGTTGTGGAAACTTGGGGTGTTTTCTTCCCCCTGAGACCAGGTTGGAAAAACGGATTGGGCACACCGAGCCCCTGGCATTGGAGGAGGAATGTGGGGGCACCCAGAGCCCctggcagggtggggaagggaaagcgGTGGCTCCTGGATTTTCAAGCCAGCAAGTGACACCGCTCAGCCCTGCTGTCAGGGGCCCGCGCAGGGGCAGTGCTCCCCACCTGCTCCTTTtccaactcccccccaccccactcccttttGCAGGGAAagggccccaggggctgggcgaCTTCCCCTGCCCTGTGTGCAGCAAGGCCTTCCCACTGCAGCGCATGCTGACCCACCACCTGAAGTGCCACAGCTCGGTCAAGAAGCACGTCTGCCGATACTGCGCCAAGGGCTTCAACGACACTTTTGATCTGAAGAGACGCACACGGACCCACCCCAGCGAGGCTGGGGCTGCACATGGGAAGCAGGTTGTTTTAAGCGGGAGGCTCTTCTGCTCAGTCCCTTCCTTCTGCTGTGAGGCCTCCGCCCCCCAGGAGCCAGGTCCCTTATAATTAggctccttctccctctcccttgtGGACTCTCCGGGTCAGGAGAGGGGAGCTAGGTGGAATGGCAGGAAAAGGCAGCTCCAGGGAAACTGTGGGAAAGCATTGGAGGACCATCAGCACCCCAGGTAAGtagcctgcatccacactgcacaaagtttcagagtagcagccgtgttagtttgtattcgcaaaaaaaaaaaaagagtacttgtggcaccttagcacctaacaaatttatttgagcataagcttttgtgagctacagctcacttactgcACAAAGTGAGCAGGTTAGAACTgggccccatccaaccccccaacTAGCCCAGGTTTAAAGCACCGGCAAAGCCAGATCTGAGAGTTCTTTGTGTCTAGATGGGATTTGGCCACGGTCTCACAGGCAAATcggggacttgaacccaggtctcccaagtgctCGGTTGGTGCCCTACCCCAGGTCATCCTGCCTCTCTACCCGCTAACCTGTGTtgactcccctcccctgcctgatTTGGGGGAGGTTTGTGTGGACAGGAGAGAGGTTAGGGCTTGGgttctccctgtcccctaacccTGCCCCACTCGCTGCAGGCATCCGCCCCTACCCCTGCCACGTCTGTGTGAAGGCCTTCACTCAGCGCTGCTCCGTAGAGTCCCACCTCCACAAGATCCACGGGGTGCAGCAGAACTACGCCTACCGCGAGCGGCAAGCCAAGCTCTTCGGCTGCGAGGAGTGCGGCTTCACCTGGGCCGTGGGTGACGAGTACTATGGCCACGTGCGGCGGCTCCACCCTGGCAAGTCCCTGCTGCGCAAGTACCTCTGAAAGCAGGCTGCCACCTCCCTCCACTTCCTCCTCTACCCCAGCGGCCACTATGCCTGAGGCTGGGCCCAGAGCCTCTTGTGCAGTGGGAcctccagcaccagtgcatgCAGGGATCCCCCAGCAATCTGGTCAAGGGGATAGCTAGCCACCCGACAGGGCTAGTAAGCACCCTAGGGCTGCCTGGATTGGTTCCTGCTTGAGGGAGAGCAGACCTCTTAGAAAAACAGCCCCTGTGGGAGGCTGTCACAGCCCTACATCACATACAGTGGCTGATTCGCCTCCCTGTAGATAATACAGTAGTGAAGACATACTTCCCAGAGCATTTAAGTGCTACTGTTTTATACCATTGAATCAGCTGAGTCTTCAGTTTCTGTCCCTGGTTGTGCCCTTAGAGGGTTAGCCTCAaatttaagatcagaagggactgCCCCGATCAGCTCAGCCGACCTCTGTATATCACAGCCCCCCAGGGACCCAGATGAGGCTAACAGAAGCCTACcctgttgtgtgccacaggcagagaacaggagggagggaggtttgTAGCTTTGTGATGCGGAGTGCCACTGTCAAAATGCCCACCAAACTTGTCTTGTGCCCTGTATCTGCCTCCTCTTCCCAGACTGAATTGCATTAGTGCCCATGTTTGGTATCAGTCACAGGTCCAAGTTGGAGCCAGGCCTTGCCACTGCTTGCAATAAATGCCACAGACACAAATCTGGAGCAGGCCACCTCCAGAACTGGTTTCCTTTAATTGCTGGATTCATCCCACTTCCAGCCTGGCTGCTCTTGAGCAGCTCCCTGCAGTTCTACCTACCACAGGATGTGCTGGTAGGAGGCAGGACCCCAAGGTGGCTGGGTGGAGCTGGAGTTGGACATTCCCACATGCAACAGGAAATGCAGAGAATTCAGAGGTGGAATGTAATTATTCTGATTTGGATCAAGCCAGGACAAACTTACCATGCTAATTCCATGGAAGCTCTAATGATAACGCAGAGCATGGTGACCGATCCTGCCCAAGGGGTTGTGCCCTCTCTCCCGAGAGGCAGGTCCCTCTAGATAATACAGTAGTGAAGACACACACTTAGGCTACAACAGACCCAATTTCACAGACGTACATGCTGGTgtgacttgaaaaataaaacctttttattaacaaaaatacaGCGGTTAGATGATCCCAGGGCAGAACCAGGAGCAGAGGTTATTCCAAGAAGAGAACTGAGCCCAAATGTTTCTGACAACCAGGGGCCAGAGGTGATGTCAGGTCTCAAAAAGCTGCCCCTTTATTCAGTCCAGCGGTGGCCGCAGTGCGGAGCTGTGCATACGTAATACAGCCTCATGGCATCCTAGACAACAGGAGAATGCAACAACTGAGTGTGACCCAGGGACATCTTGATCCCAACTAGTGGAGGGTGCAGGGACTCAGATTCCAGGCTAGGACAGCCAGTTGTGACCACCTCGCCCGACCTCTATCCTAGCCTGAGCAAGAGAACAGCCCCAGGTCTCTTAGAAACACAtccccatcttgatttaaacattgtcagtgatggagaatccaccaggacccatgttccaatgattaattactcgtGCTATTCAATGTACGCCTTATTCCCGGTCTGAATTCCTCTAGCTTCAACCTCCAGCCCTTGGAGCATGTTAGCCCAGGGATACTCAGACCTcaatggttcaggagccaaattatcAAGCAACATTACGCAAAAGAACCACAGTCGTgggaattcattgtttcatttactatagtactatagaTTCATATTGAAACAGTAGGACAGGAAATATTTAGatatatataattctcacagcaaaatgactgaccaaatataattttatcaactacaattggctaataacatagtaaaagcatcctgattggttgttaattaaatcagtgttttaatatcatgttctGCAAAGAGCCACTTACAGCTCTCCAGCGTCTGTCTGAGTACGactgtgttagacctttctctgctagactgaagagcccgttgttgttaaatatttgttcaccatGTTGGTACTGAGAGACCCCTCGAGGCACCTCTTCACCTTCTCTTCGTTatgctaaatagactgagctccttgagtctatcactataagccaggttttctaagcctttgatcattcttgtagcttttctctgacccctctccaatttatcatcaacatccttcttgaatggtggacgccagaactggacccaggattccagcagcagtcgcaccagtgccaaacacagatggaaaataacctctctctgtctacttgagattcctgtttatgcatcccaggatcacatagGTCCCAGCGTGACTCTGGGA is a window encoding:
- the OVOL3 gene encoding putative transcription factor ovo-like protein 3, encoding MPKAFLVKRHRATTLGSQDWEKLSDQLRGDAYVPGKGPQGLGDFPCPVCSKAFPLQRMLTHHLKCHSSVKKHVCRYCAKGFNDTFDLKRRTRTHPSEAGAAHGKQVVLSGRLFCSVPSFCCIRPYPCHVCVKAFTQRCSVESHLHKIHGVQQNYAYRERQAKLFGCEECGFTWAVGDEYYGHVRRLHPGKSLLRKYL